AAGCCGGGCCTTGGCAAGGTTGGCCCCCTTCAGGTCGGCGCCCGTCAGATTGGCGCCGGCGAGAAGCGCGCCTTTCAGGTCCGCGTTCCGAAGGTTGGCGTAAGAGAGATCGGCCAGTTCGAAGACGCCACGCCGAAGGTCCGCCCCGGTGAAATTGGTTCCCTTGAGGCTGGCGCCGCTTAGCTTGACACCGGCAAGGTTTTGATTGCTGAGATCGAGGCCGTCGAGGATGGCCCGTTTGCCGGTTTTGCCATGGCTTTTGATCCACTGCAGATGGCTCTCAAAAATCGACTCGAGCGATCCGGCCCGTTTTGCGAGCGAAGGCGGTAATTTTGCCCCGTGCAGGCCCACGGATCCGAGTATCGTATTCCTGAGATCGGCGGTGTCGAGGACCGCGTTGGAAAAATCCGCACCCGTCGCATCTGTCTGCCGAAGGGACGCACCGGAGAAATTTCCGCCGGAAAAATTTCCGCCCGTCAGCCCGGCGTTGGTGAGATTTGCGTCGTTCAACTTGGCGCCCCGCCAGTCCGCGTTTTCGATCTGGGCGTTGACCAGGGTGGCGCCCGTGAAGTCGCCGTCTTTGGCCGAACTTCTCCGGAGGTCGGCGCCGGTCAGGTTGGCACCCATCAGCTCGGCCTCGTCCAGATTCGAATCCGAAAGGTCGACAGAAATAGCGATGGCCTTCCAATCGTCCGATTCGCCCCAGACGGCGACGCGGCCTTCCCGCAGGTTCGCGCCTACCAGCTTGGCCCGCTTCAAGGTGGCCTTGTGCAGGTTGGCGCCTTGCAGGTCGGCGCCGGTGAAGTCCGCGTGCACGAGGTTCGCAAGCGAGAGGTCCGCCGTTGCCAGGCGGGCATTCGATAGGTTGGCGCCGTTCAGGTTACTGCGTTGAAGGATGGCGCCGCTCATTTCGGCCTGGCTCAAATTCGTATAGGAAAGATCCGCGCCGATGAGGTTGAGCCTGGCCAGGTTCGCCTGCTGGCCGCCGCTCTTGCCCTCGAGCCACCGTTCGTGCTTTCGAAGCAACCTTAAAATATCCTTAGGCAACATGGCCGACTCTCTCGACAAGCGCTTTCGTTGCGCGGAGGTAATCGCTTTTTTCGAAATGCTATAAGATCAAATTGCCTAAGTATTTCAATAAGTTTCGATTCGGATTCGCCTGAAATTTTGTCAAATTTTGTCTAAAATTTTTCCGATCCAGCGCAGCCGCGAGATAGCGGCGCTTTATGTGAAAGCCGGTTCGGTCGTTAAGAAAGATTAGCGAGGTAGGGGAAGGGGCGGCTCTCGGTCAGGCGGGCCGTTTTGCGGTTTCCGCAACGCTTTCCTCGATGACGCCGTTGAAGGGCAGGACGCCTTTGAACAGGACGCCTTCCAAATTAGCGCCCTCGACGATGGCGTCGATCATAATGGCGTTCTGAAGGTCTGCCCAGCGCAGGTCCGCGTTGCTGAAGTTCGCCGACGTCAGGTCGGCGTCGGCCAGGCACGCATCCAGAAGGGTCGCCCGGGTAAGATTGGCCGGCCACCAGCGGCCCGTCGTCTTTCCTCTCTGATCGAGAAGTTCCACCGGCACGAGGCGG
The Pseudomonadota bacterium genome window above contains:
- a CDS encoding pentapeptide repeat-containing protein, coding for MLRKHERWLEGKSGGQQANLARLNLIGADLSYTNLSQAEMSGAILQRSNLNGANLSNARLATADLSLANLVHADFTGADLQGANLHKATLKRAKLVGANLREGRVAVWGESDDWKAIAISVDLSDSNLDEAELMGANLTGADLRRSSAKDGDFTGATLVNAQIENADWRGAKLNDANLTNAGLTGGNFSGGNFSGASLRQTDATGADFSNAVLDTADLRNTILGSVGLHGAKLPPSLAKRAGSLESIFESHLQWIKSHGKTGKRAILDGLDLSNQNLAGVKLSGASLKGTNFTGADLRRGVFELADLSYANLRNADLKGALLAGANLTGADLKGANLAKARLVPVEIRSALGERTGRLWPSNLTRATLTDARLTETDFTAANLTQADFRGADLKNTIFTRAILECTTLAAIPIGGTAP